The Mycolicibacterium aichiense region CCGTACTCAGCAGCGCCTTGATGTCGGGAATGGACATGCCGAGCGATCGGAACCGGCGGATGATGTGCGCATGATCGACCTGGCTGGTGTCGTAGAAGCGGTAGCCGGTGTAGGGGTCGACGTGGGCCGGTTCGAGGATGCCGATGTCGTGGTAGTGCCGTAGCGCCTTCCTGCTCAGGCTCGTCATCACGGCGAAGTCACCGATCGATACCTTCGCACCCATGGCGTCCCCTCTGCGTTCCGTCGCCCTATCGAACACGGTCATCCTGAAGCCTGCCCCTAGGGCAAGGTCAACGTCGCGGCATGAGCGCGATCCCGGCTTGACCTTCCCCTTACGGAAACCTCCATCGTGGGGCCATGACCACGTCAGAATGGGAAACACTCCCAGAAACCGTAAGAATCTTCATGACTGCGCTCGACTCCCAGGAAGTCGAGCGGGCGCTCGCCACCCTCACCAGCGATGCCGTGGTGACCGATGAAGGGCACGACTACACCGGGACCGATGAGATCGGGACCTGGTTGGCCACCGCGAGCAGCGAATATACATACACCGCCGAGTTCACCGGCGCGACCACGACGGACGCAGGCGTCGACCTCACGCAGCACCTGGAAGGCAACTTCCCCGGCGGGGTCGCCGACCTGCACTATCGATTCACCCTGGATGGCGCGGTGATCAGCCGGCTGGTGATCGAGCCATGACGCGACGGTGGTTCATCACCGGGGGGACGCCCGGCAACTTCGGGATGGCGTTCGCCGAA contains the following coding sequences:
- a CDS encoding nuclear transport factor 2 family protein, with translation MTALDSQEVERALATLTSDAVVTDEGHDYTGTDEIGTWLATASSEYTYTAEFTGATTTDAGVDLTQHLEGNFPGGVADLHYRFTLDGAVISRLVIEP